The following proteins are co-located in the Flammeovirga kamogawensis genome:
- the uvrA gene encoding excinuclease ABC subunit UvrA produces MDQHSEAYIEEEIAIYGARENNLKNFDLKFPRNSLVVITGVSGSGKSSLAFDTIYAEGQRRYMESFSAYARSFIGNMERPDVDKIEGLSPVISIEQKTTSRNPRSTVGTTTEIYDFLRLLYARTADAFSYITGEKMIKQTEDQIIEWIMEHYDGQKMIILAPVIKGRKGHYRELFVQLRKQGYSKVRIDGEITDLVPKMQVDRYKTHDIEVVIDRVKVEDKDVFRINQSIKTAMKEGKGIILTVFPDAPKKEQVKFFSKFLMDPKSGISYDEPAPNIFSFNSPYGACKTCNGLGEIEEITQKAVIPDPSKSIFAGGIIPLGEYRDIYIFKMIEQHLKQRGFTLSTPISELSQEAIEVVLYGSDEEIEVLNAKDSKYNTPWITQFEGVIPFLKRHAKSSSEKVKNWAEEYTIIKKCPTCDGARLKKESLHFKIAGKNIAQLAEMDIQTFGDYMDTIDDKLTERQRTIGTEIIKELKKRTSFLINVGLEYLTLNRSLKTLSGGEAQRIRLATQIGTQLVGVLYILDEPSIGLHQRDNIKLIKSLQDLRDLGNSVIVVEHDKDMMLASDYILDIGPKAGLYGGNVVAAGTPSDFLKQRSTTADFLSDIVKIEIPKKRREGNGHTITLKGANGNNLRNVSVDFPLGKMICITGVSGSGKSTLIHDTLYPILNQKIYRSKKNPKEYKSIEGLEFVDKVIEVDQSPIGRTPRSNPATYTDMFSEIRTLFTNLPESKIRGYKPGRFSFNVKGGRCETCQGGGKKLIEMDFLPDVYVDCEECKGKRYNRETLEIRYKGKSISDILNMTVDQGVEFFEPYPKILRKLTALSEVGLGYITLGQHATTLSGGEAQRVKLATELSKKDTGKTFYILDEPTTGLHFEDIQHLLNVLHKLVDKGNTVLVIEHNLDVIKVSDHIIDLGPEGGRGGGMIVTEGTPEKISKSKKSYTAKFLKEEMR; encoded by the coding sequence TTGGATCAACATTCAGAAGCATATATAGAAGAAGAAATTGCTATTTACGGAGCAAGAGAAAATAATCTTAAAAACTTTGATTTAAAATTCCCAAGAAATAGTCTAGTAGTAATTACTGGTGTTTCTGGAAGTGGTAAATCGTCTTTAGCATTCGATACCATTTATGCAGAAGGCCAAAGAAGATACATGGAAAGTTTTTCTGCCTATGCACGTTCTTTTATTGGCAATATGGAACGTCCTGATGTAGATAAAATAGAAGGCTTAAGTCCTGTTATTTCTATTGAACAAAAAACTACATCAAGAAACCCAAGGTCTACAGTAGGTACAACTACAGAGATTTATGATTTCTTACGTTTGCTATATGCTCGTACTGCTGATGCTTTTTCTTACATAACAGGAGAAAAAATGATCAAGCAGACTGAAGATCAAATTATTGAATGGATAATGGAACACTATGATGGTCAGAAAATGATTATTCTAGCTCCTGTTATCAAAGGTCGAAAAGGACATTATAGAGAATTATTCGTTCAACTTAGAAAGCAAGGTTACAGTAAAGTACGTATCGATGGAGAAATCACAGACCTTGTTCCAAAGATGCAAGTTGATCGATACAAAACACACGATATAGAAGTTGTTATTGATAGAGTTAAGGTGGAAGATAAAGATGTCTTCAGAATTAATCAATCTATTAAAACAGCAATGAAAGAGGGTAAAGGAATTATTCTTACTGTATTTCCTGATGCCCCTAAAAAAGAACAAGTCAAATTCTTTTCTAAGTTTTTAATGGATCCCAAATCTGGTATCTCTTATGATGAACCTGCTCCAAATATTTTCTCATTCAACTCTCCTTACGGTGCCTGTAAAACATGTAATGGCTTAGGAGAAATTGAGGAAATTACTCAAAAAGCAGTTATACCAGACCCTTCTAAAAGCATTTTTGCCGGTGGTATTATTCCATTAGGTGAGTATAGAGATATTTATATCTTTAAAATGATAGAACAACACCTTAAACAAAGAGGTTTTACACTATCAACACCAATTTCTGAATTAAGTCAAGAAGCTATAGAAGTAGTTTTATATGGTTCTGATGAAGAAATTGAGGTATTAAACGCGAAAGACTCTAAATACAATACACCATGGATAACACAATTTGAAGGTGTTATCCCATTCCTCAAAAGACATGCAAAAAGTAGCTCAGAAAAGGTGAAAAATTGGGCTGAGGAATATACGATTATAAAAAAATGTCCTACTTGTGATGGGGCACGTCTAAAGAAAGAATCACTTCATTTTAAAATTGCCGGTAAAAATATTGCTCAGCTTGCCGAAATGGATATTCAAACTTTCGGTGACTATATGGATACTATTGATGATAAACTTACTGAACGCCAAAGAACAATTGGTACAGAGATTATTAAAGAACTTAAGAAAAGAACTAGTTTTTTAATTAATGTAGGTTTAGAGTACCTCACACTTAACCGTTCATTAAAAACACTTTCTGGCGGAGAAGCTCAACGTATTCGTTTGGCAACACAAATAGGTACTCAACTTGTAGGTGTTCTTTATATTTTAGATGAACCTAGTATTGGTTTACATCAAAGAGATAATATAAAGCTGATTAAATCCTTACAAGATTTAAGAGATCTTGGGAATTCAGTTATTGTAGTAGAGCACGATAAAGACATGATGCTTGCTTCGGATTATATTCTTGATATCGGTCCTAAAGCGGGGCTCTATGGTGGTAATGTAGTTGCGGCAGGAACACCGTCTGATTTCCTAAAACAACGTAGTACTACTGCTGATTTTTTAAGTGATATCGTAAAAATTGAAATACCTAAAAAGAGACGTGAAGGTAATGGGCATACCATCACTTTAAAAGGTGCTAATGGGAATAACCTTAGAAACGTTTCTGTAGATTTCCCTTTAGGTAAAATGATTTGTATTACTGGTGTTTCAGGTTCAGGAAAATCGACTTTAATTCATGATACTTTATATCCAATATTAAATCAAAAGATATATCGATCTAAGAAAAACCCGAAAGAATACAAAAGTATTGAGGGCTTAGAATTTGTAGATAAAGTAATTGAGGTAGATCAGTCTCCAATTGGTAGAACTCCACGTTCAAACCCTGCCACATATACGGATATGTTCTCAGAAATCAGAACATTATTTACCAATCTACCCGAATCTAAAATTAGAGGGTATAAACCTGGTAGGTTCTCTTTCAATGTAAAAGGAGGAAGGTGCGAAACTTGTCAGGGAGGTGGTAAAAAACTTATTGAAATGGATTTCTTACCAGATGTTTATGTAGACTGTGAAGAATGTAAAGGAAAGCGATATAACAGAGAAACTTTAGAAATTCGTTATAAAGGAAAGTCTATTTCTGATATCTTGAATATGACCGTTGATCAAGGTGTAGAGTTTTTTGAGCCTTATCCTAAAATTCTAAGAAAGCTTACTGCTTTAAGTGAAGTTGGTTTAGGATATATCACCCTAGGACAGCATGCAACTACTTTATCTGGCGGTGAAGCACAACGTGTAAAATTAGCAACAGAATTATCTAAAAAAGATACAGGAAAAACATTTTATATTCTTGATGAACCAACAACTGGACTTCATTTTGAAGATATTCAACATCTATTGAATGTTTTACATAAACTTGTTGATAAAGGAAATACCGTTTTAGTAATTGAGCATAACCTAGATGTAATTAAAGTTTCTGATCATATTATAGACCTCGGCCCTGAAGGTGGTAGAGGTGGAGGAATGATTGTAACAGAAGGTACACCAGAAAAAATAAGCAAAAGTAAGAAGAGTTACACTGCCAAGTTCCTAAAAGAAGAAATGAGGTAA
- the pruA gene encoding L-glutamate gamma-semialdehyde dehydrogenase yields the protein MAKGFFSVPTAVNEPIKSYAPGTPERAELAAKVAEMSSQKIDIPMYIGAEEVRTNNLGTCVSPHNHQNVVGEYHQGDKDHVTQAINAALGAREAWADLAWEHRASIFLKAADLLAGPYRAKINAATLIGQSKTAHQAEIDSACELIDFLRFNVQFMTEIYQDQPQSGPGMWNRLEYRPLEGFIFALTPFNFTAIAGNLPTAPAMMGNTIVWKPSHDQIYSANVLMEVFKEAGVPDGVINLVYVDGPDAGDIIFNHKEFAGLHFTGSTGVFQHLWSTIGNNIANYNSYPRIVGETGGKDFILAHKSAKAKELATGIVRGAFEFQGQKCSAASRVYVPSNLWEEVKGYVQADVEDIIKNHMGSPDDFKNFFTAVINEKSFDKCAGYIDRANASDMCEIVAGGGYDKSTGYFVEPTVIVTQDPNYESMVEEIFGPIVTIYVYDAEYFDEAMYLVDNTSTYALTGAIFSQDRYAIELATKRLENAAGNFYINDKPTGAVVGQQPFGGSRASGTNDKAGSALNLLRWVAPRTLKETFVSPTDYKYPFMG from the coding sequence ATGGCAAAAGGATTTTTCAGCGTACCTACCGCTGTCAACGAGCCCATTAAAAGTTATGCACCAGGAACTCCTGAACGTGCAGAATTAGCGGCTAAAGTGGCAGAAATGTCTTCTCAGAAAATTGATATCCCAATGTATATCGGTGCTGAAGAAGTAAGAACAAATAATTTAGGTACATGTGTTTCTCCGCATAATCACCAAAATGTTGTTGGTGAATATCACCAAGGGGATAAAGATCATGTGACGCAAGCAATAAATGCTGCTCTAGGTGCAAGAGAAGCATGGGCAGATTTAGCTTGGGAACACCGTGCGTCAATTTTCTTAAAGGCTGCAGATTTATTAGCAGGTCCTTACAGAGCAAAAATTAATGCAGCTACTTTAATCGGTCAGTCTAAAACAGCACATCAAGCAGAAATTGATTCAGCTTGTGAATTGATCGACTTTTTAAGATTTAATGTTCAGTTCATGACTGAGATCTATCAAGATCAACCTCAGTCTGGACCAGGAATGTGGAATAGATTAGAATACCGTCCTTTAGAAGGATTTATATTTGCGTTAACACCATTCAACTTTACAGCTATTGCAGGTAACTTACCAACTGCTCCGGCTATGATGGGTAATACAATCGTTTGGAAACCTTCTCACGATCAAATTTACTCAGCAAATGTATTGATGGAAGTGTTTAAAGAAGCAGGTGTTCCTGATGGTGTAATCAACTTAGTTTATGTTGATGGACCAGATGCTGGAGATATAATTTTTAATCATAAAGAATTTGCAGGCCTTCACTTTACAGGTTCTACTGGAGTATTCCAACACCTTTGGTCTACAATCGGTAATAATATTGCTAACTATAATTCTTACCCTAGAATTGTAGGAGAGACTGGTGGTAAAGATTTTATTTTAGCACACAAATCTGCTAAGGCAAAAGAACTAGCAACAGGAATTGTTCGTGGAGCATTTGAATTCCAAGGACAAAAATGTTCTGCAGCTTCTAGAGTTTACGTGCCAAGTAACCTTTGGGAAGAAGTAAAAGGATATGTTCAAGCTGATGTTGAAGATATCATTAAGAATCATATGGGATCGCCAGATGATTTTAAAAACTTCTTTACTGCAGTTATCAACGAGAAATCATTTGATAAATGTGCAGGATACATTGATAGAGCAAATGCTTCTGATATGTGTGAAATTGTTGCTGGTGGTGGATACGATAAATCTACAGGTTACTTTGTTGAGCCTACAGTTATCGTTACTCAAGATCCTAACTACGAATCTATGGTAGAAGAGATCTTTGGACCAATTGTAACAATTTATGTTTATGATGCAGAGTACTTTGACGAAGCGATGTATTTAGTAGATAATACTTCTACGTACGCTTTAACAGGTGCTATCTTCTCTCAAGATCGTTATGCAATCGAATTAGCGACAAAGAGATTAGAAAATGCTGCTGGTAACTTCTATATCAATGATAAGCCAACAGGTGCAGTTGTAGGACAACAACCATTTGGTGGATCTAGAGCTTCTGGAACAAACGATAAAGCGGGTTCTGCATTGAACTTGTTACGTTGGGTTGCTCCAAGAACGTTGAAAGAAACATTTGTTTCGCCAACAGATTATAAGTACCCATTTATGGGTTAA
- a CDS encoding 5-oxoprolinase subunit C family protein, whose protein sequence is MSFEIIKGGFLTTIQDSGRYGVQDQGIPVSGFMDESSAQIANSLLGNPINSAVLECCMIGCTIKAHTEFSIAFFGAHMELKLNNHIVSQGKIITLTTDDILSIGFAKQGMYGYLAISGSIDIPKIYNSKSTYLPSQFGGYKGRKLEKGDIISLSNLKILPNSFSVVKQQVFTNFMTLEVMRGPEWNDLPVESQQKLLSSTYTIGKDISRIGYRIEGKPIPLGEKKEIISSGMLKGTIQITSAGIPIIMMADSPTSGGYLRVLNLTARACDQLAQLQPNYRITFQFLTKK, encoded by the coding sequence ATGAGTTTTGAAATTATAAAAGGTGGATTTCTTACAACTATTCAAGATAGCGGAAGGTATGGAGTGCAAGATCAAGGAATTCCAGTTTCAGGATTTATGGATGAATCATCTGCACAGATTGCTAATTCTCTATTAGGTAACCCTATTAATTCTGCTGTTTTAGAATGCTGTATGATTGGTTGTACAATAAAAGCACATACTGAGTTTTCTATCGCTTTCTTTGGTGCCCACATGGAATTAAAACTTAATAATCATATAGTCTCTCAAGGAAAAATAATCACACTTACTACAGATGATATATTAAGTATAGGTTTCGCAAAGCAAGGAATGTATGGTTATTTGGCTATCAGTGGCTCAATTGATATACCGAAAATCTACAATAGTAAATCTACATATCTACCTTCTCAGTTTGGAGGTTATAAAGGACGTAAATTAGAAAAAGGAGATATTATTTCGCTCTCTAATCTTAAAATTCTCCCAAATAGTTTCAGTGTAGTAAAACAACAAGTTTTTACCAATTTTATGACGTTAGAAGTAATGCGTGGACCAGAATGGAATGATCTTCCGGTTGAATCTCAACAAAAACTTCTCTCTTCAACTTACACAATAGGAAAAGATATTAGCCGAATTGGCTACCGTATAGAAGGGAAACCAATTCCTTTAGGCGAAAAAAAAGAAATAATTTCTTCTGGAATGTTAAAAGGAACAATACAAATAACTAGTGCTGGTATTCCAATAATTATGATGGCAGACTCACCAACATCAGGAGGGTATTTGAGAGTATTGAACCTGACCGCAAGAGCTTGTGATCAATTGGCTCAATTACAGCCAAACTACCGTATAACATTTCAATTTTTGACTAAAAAATAA
- the pxpB gene encoding 5-oxoprolinase subunit PxpB, which produces MKINPYSERGLIIQFEDIITLSTHQKVKQYYKAIVHSEVKGVLSIIPAYNSITIIFDLSIINFNVLKDKIENLLLDTSETIDQKVIEIPVCYAPSLGLDIEEVATLKGMTQEDIIELHSQTLYTVYMLGFSPGFMYLGGLAPQLFTPRKQTPRLQIKAGAVGLADQQTGIYPSATPGGWQIIGQTPLSIFKVNEKPLVQMGDQIKFTPIDLETYNQMIV; this is translated from the coding sequence ATGAAAATAAATCCTTATAGTGAAAGAGGTCTTATTATTCAATTTGAAGATATCATCACTCTTTCAACTCATCAGAAAGTAAAACAATATTACAAAGCAATCGTACATTCAGAGGTTAAAGGAGTACTTTCTATAATCCCTGCCTACAACTCAATCACTATTATTTTTGACTTATCAATCATTAATTTTAATGTTTTAAAAGATAAAATTGAAAACCTTCTTTTGGATACAAGTGAAACAATAGATCAAAAAGTAATTGAAATACCAGTTTGCTATGCTCCCTCATTAGGATTAGATATTGAAGAAGTTGCGACATTAAAAGGAATGACGCAAGAAGATATAATTGAATTACACTCTCAAACTTTATATACAGTGTACATGTTAGGGTTCTCTCCTGGTTTTATGTACTTAGGAGGGTTAGCCCCTCAATTATTTACACCAAGAAAACAGACACCAAGACTACAAATTAAAGCGGGAGCAGTTGGGTTAGCTGATCAACAAACGGGTATTTACCCATCAGCAACTCCAGGTGGTTGGCAAATTATAGGACAAACTCCATTATCCATATTTAAAGTAAATGAGAAGCCCTTAGTTCAAATGGGAGATCAAATTAAATTCACTCCTATTGATCTTGAAACCTATAACCAAATGATTGTATGA
- the pxpA gene encoding 5-oxoprolinase subunit PxpA has product MKSIDLNADLGEGFPYDERLLKLVSSCNIACGGHAGDESSMASTISLAKKYNVTIGAHPSYPDKGNFGRKMMEISSTHLITSLTAQINQLLTIGIANNATIHYIKPHGALYNKAMNDKKTATSIITSVKEINKNLAIMGMPNSELEQLCSKENIPFIKEGFADRRYTKEGLLVSRNKPNAVLHKNEDVWNQVVKMIQHQEIDSEEGVPVSIITDSICFHGDTPEALTLLQFVSKKLNEHSIEITSF; this is encoded by the coding sequence TTGAAAAGTATAGACCTTAATGCAGACTTAGGAGAAGGTTTTCCTTACGATGAACGACTGCTAAAGCTAGTGTCCTCTTGCAATATTGCTTGTGGCGGGCATGCAGGTGATGAAAGTAGCATGGCGAGTACTATATCGCTCGCTAAAAAATATAATGTTACTATTGGTGCACACCCATCTTACCCTGATAAAGGAAATTTTGGTAGAAAAATGATGGAAATTTCATCAACTCACCTCATTACTTCTTTAACAGCTCAAATAAACCAGTTACTTACTATTGGGATAGCAAATAACGCTACAATACATTATATAAAACCTCATGGAGCATTATATAATAAAGCTATGAATGATAAAAAAACTGCAACTTCTATCATTACATCTGTTAAAGAAATAAATAAAAACCTAGCTATTATGGGTATGCCAAATTCAGAACTAGAACAGCTTTGTAGTAAAGAAAATATTCCATTTATTAAAGAAGGTTTTGCAGATAGAAGATATACAAAAGAAGGGTTACTTGTATCACGTAATAAACCAAATGCAGTTCTTCATAAAAATGAAGACGTTTGGAATCAAGTAGTTAAAATGATTCAACATCAAGAAATTGATAGTGAAGAAGGGGTGCCTGTATCAATAATAACGGATAGTATTTGTTTTCATGGAGATACACCTGAAGCTCTAACTTTACTTCAATTTGTATCGAAAAAACTGAACGAACATTCCATAGAAATCACATCATTCTAA
- a CDS encoding Bax inhibitor-1/YccA family protein, producing the protein MREQNYSYSRRHSEKEIEDVQSSFMAKVYGWMSAGLLITALTSMFIANTYELVQMVASARWVLIIAQLGLVFAISGAINKLSSTTATLLFLLYSALTGATLSSIFYVYDINAIVSTFFVTAGTFIGMSIYGMTTKKDLSAMGSLLIMALFGLILTSVVNIFIGSSMIYWASSAIGVLIFVGLIAYDTQKIKELGYQSLDGESTRKMAILGALSLYLDFINLFLYLLRFFGGGRRD; encoded by the coding sequence ATGCGCGAACAAAATTATTCATATAGCAGAAGACACTCTGAAAAAGAAATTGAAGACGTACAAAGTTCTTTTATGGCTAAAGTATATGGATGGATGAGTGCTGGTTTATTAATCACAGCGCTAACATCTATGTTTATAGCAAATACTTACGAACTTGTTCAAATGGTAGCAAGTGCAAGATGGGTATTAATTATTGCTCAATTAGGGCTTGTATTTGCCATTAGCGGTGCTATAAATAAATTATCGAGTACTACAGCTACTCTACTTTTCTTATTATACTCTGCTTTAACAGGAGCAACATTATCTAGTATATTTTATGTATATGATATTAATGCAATTGTTAGTACGTTCTTTGTAACTGCAGGTACTTTTATAGGAATGAGTATTTATGGCATGACTACTAAAAAAGACCTTTCTGCAATGGGAAGTTTACTAATTATGGCCTTATTTGGCTTAATTTTAACTTCTGTAGTTAATATTTTTATTGGAAGCTCTATGATATACTGGGCATCATCTGCAATAGGAGTATTAATCTTTGTAGGGTTAATTGCTTATGATACTCAAAAAATTAAAGAACTTGGATACCAATCTTTAGATGGCGAATCTACTAGAAAAATGGCTATTCTAGGTGCTTTAAGCTTATACTTAGACTTTATAAATCTTTTCTTATACCTACTTCGTTTCTTTGGCGGAGGACGTAGAGACTAA
- a CDS encoding YggS family pyridoxal phosphate-dependent enzyme, producing MSSISENLATFNKELEGTACHLCAVSKTKPIEMLQEAYDAGQRILGENKVQELVDKNEVLPNDIQWHMIGHLQRNKVKYIAPFISLIHSIDSPRLLNEVQKRAVQNDRVINCLLQIYIANEETKFGFSKDEVIDFLKSDTFKAMKNIKIVGVMGMATNTTNKEQVRKEFASLKVLFDDLKNQFNTLENVDLKEISMGMSGDYKIAIEEGSTMVRVGSAIFGARNYGNV from the coding sequence ATGTCATCAATTTCAGAAAACTTAGCCACTTTCAATAAGGAATTAGAAGGAACGGCGTGTCATTTATGTGCAGTTAGCAAAACCAAACCTATTGAGATGCTTCAAGAGGCTTACGATGCTGGACAAAGAATACTAGGTGAGAACAAAGTTCAAGAACTTGTTGATAAGAATGAAGTGCTTCCTAATGATATTCAATGGCATATGATTGGGCATTTACAAAGAAATAAAGTAAAATATATTGCTCCATTCATTTCATTAATTCATTCTATTGATAGTCCAAGACTACTAAACGAAGTACAAAAAAGGGCTGTTCAAAATGACAGAGTAATCAATTGTTTACTCCAAATTTATATTGCCAACGAAGAAACTAAGTTTGGCTTTTCTAAAGATGAAGTAATTGATTTCTTAAAATCTGATACTTTCAAAGCCATGAAAAACATCAAGATAGTTGGTGTAATGGGAATGGCAACTAATACTACAAATAAAGAACAGGTCCGTAAAGAATTTGCATCACTTAAAGTGTTATTTGATGACCTTAAAAATCAGTTTAATACTTTAGAAAATGTCGATTTAAAAGAGATATCAATGGGTATGTCTGGTGATTATAAAATTGCAATTGAAGAAGGGAGTACAATGGTTCGTGTGGGTAGTGCTATTTTTGGTGCTCGAAACTATGGAAATGTGTAA
- a CDS encoding DUF4199 family protein, translating into MTNQTNNQPLKFLRPDLFKVGAIAGVMAAFVCAAYILLLHQIGENSFGRWKNVYFPLYGFFFAGAMSYFRLKLNNGRMQAPQGILIGITLNTVGSATYGFLLYIILSTKELGKAIITRHAADLKILMLEGKEIFIEQLGETEFNKQVAELDNLTPSILAIDQAIGMLFLGIFLTFLFMLIIKKK; encoded by the coding sequence ATGACAAATCAAACTAATAATCAGCCCCTTAAATTTTTACGCCCAGATCTTTTTAAAGTTGGTGCTATTGCTGGGGTTATGGCAGCATTTGTATGTGCCGCCTATATATTACTTCTACATCAGATAGGAGAAAATTCTTTTGGTAGGTGGAAAAATGTCTACTTCCCTCTTTATGGGTTTTTCTTTGCAGGAGCAATGAGCTACTTCAGATTAAAACTGAACAATGGAAGAATGCAAGCTCCACAAGGAATTTTGATAGGAATTACTTTAAATACGGTGGGTTCTGCTACATACGGTTTTTTACTGTATATTATACTAAGTACAAAAGAACTTGGTAAAGCGATTATTACTAGGCATGCTGCAGATTTAAAAATCTTAATGCTAGAAGGTAAAGAGATTTTTATTGAGCAACTTGGTGAAACAGAATTTAATAAACAGGTTGCTGAGCTCGATAACTTAACGCCTAGTATATTAGCAATAGATCAAGCAATAGGAATGCTATTTTTAGGTATTTTCCTTACTTTCTTATTTATGCTCATCATCAAAAAGAAATAA
- the uraH gene encoding hydroxyisourate hydrolase, translating into MKNFITGLLILLCSGISYSQESYQLSSHILDVTKGAPAQNVKIKLEKLKSDKSWVSIDQKVTDENGRIKDFLKSTDKTNHKGIYKLTYFVSPYFKKQGIESFYPFIEVVFEIKDDKHYHVPITLSAFGYSTYRGN; encoded by the coding sequence ATGAAAAATTTTATTACGGGATTATTAATCCTACTATGCTCTGGTATATCATATTCTCAAGAATCTTATCAGCTGTCAAGTCATATTCTTGATGTTACAAAAGGAGCTCCTGCTCAAAATGTAAAAATTAAGCTCGAAAAATTAAAGAGTGACAAATCTTGGGTAAGTATTGATCAAAAAGTAACAGATGAAAATGGAAGAATAAAGGACTTCCTAAAAAGTACTGATAAAACAAATCACAAAGGAATCTACAAACTCACTTACTTTGTTAGTCCTTATTTTAAAAAACAAGGAATCGAATCATTCTATCCTTTTATTGAAGTTGTTTTTGAAATAAAAGACGACAAACATTATCATGTTCCTATCACTTTATCTGCCTTTGGTTATTCAACCTACAGAGGCAACTAA